The genomic region CCATGTGACGCACTGCATAGATCGAGGAAGATGGCAGGCGGCCATAAGTCTTCAATACCACCGACGCAGTGGGCGCGCCTCCAAGCGCGCGGCGGTAGACGTTCTTTTCAGGCATCACAATGTGAACCCGTGCAGAATTGATGCCGGCGATCATCTGGATGGTCCGCACCAGTTCTCCCTCGATCGCCCGCTTGTTGGTAACATCCTGCATGAAGGAGGTAAGGCCGATGGTATTCATGCGGTCGAAGAGTTCGTACCCGCTTTCCTGGCTGGAGGGCAGGCCGTGTTCTGCCAATATCATTCGCGAACGCCCGACCATCGCCGGCCCCACACTGAGCGATCCTGAATCGGGATTGGCGGAAAACCCGATATTGTTTTCCGCCAGGATCCGGCTCATCGCATTGATGTCTTCGCGGCTCAGATTGGTATAGATCGACTGGGTCGCAGGCTTGTTCAGTGTGACGCTGATAACAAGAGCCGCAATGATCGAAATCATCACGCCGGCGATGATGCCGATTTTCTTGCGTGTATCGAGCCCGTTCAGGACGTTGAGCAGGTTAAGCAAACGAGACTGGATATCCATGTGACCTCCGATAATGAAACCACCATGGATCAGCTACCTTGCCTGAAAATTGCAGGTTGGCGCCGCTGCAAGAAAACAGCGCCATAGAGGGCGCTGCAAGTTTGAGGGAGGAGCCTGGTTCTGGGGTCTGGGCTTGATTGGGAGGCTGTTCTGCTAGCCGCGGAACAGCGACAGAATATTCTGGCTGTTGGCATTGGCAATGGAAAGCGACTGAATGCCAAGCTGCTGTTGCACCTGCAGCGCCTGCAGCCTGGTTGATTCCTCGTTTAAGTCGGCATCAACCAGTTGGCCTATGCCGCGATCCACCGCATCCATGAGATTGCTCACGAAACTCTGCTGCAATTCAATGCGTGCCTGGGCAGAACCCAAATGGGTTGCCGTGGTTGTCATCTGCAAAAGCGCCGAATCCACGAACGAGATCAACTCGTCGATATCGGTGTTGTCGATGTTGGCGGCGGTAATATCCAGTGTGGAAACCGAAACCGTGACCGCCCCGCCGCCGGTGGTAGTGGTTTCCGTATCAAGAACGCCGCTCTGGTCGTTGTCGTCGTAAAGCTTCACAGTGGTCAGGTCGATGGTAATCGTGCTGACTGCCACACCTGTATCGCTGCGGCTGAAGGAAGAGACCACCTCTTTCGTCGCTGTATAGTTCGGGAGGCTTGAATCGACTGCCAGCCAGTTCTCTCCGGAGAATGAAGCTGCCTCCGCGTTTCCCCGCAACTGGGCCTGCAATTCGCTGATTTCGGACTGGATTTTTGCCCGGTCAACGCCAGGCTCACGGGCAGCAACCAACTTGGCCTTAATCTCGTCGACTGCATCAATGCTGGAAGAAACCGCAGTATACATCACGTCGACAGTAGCAGCGCCCAGGCCGAGTGCATCCTGCACCGTGGAAAGTGCCTTGTTGTCCGACCGCATGGTTGTCGCGATCGACCAATAGGCTGCATTGTCCCGCGCTGACGCAACCCTGAAGCCGGTCGAAATGGCGTTCTGGGTATCTTCCAGAGCCTTGTTCGTAACCTTCAAAGACTGCAGAGCAGTCATGGCCGAGGGGTTGGTATTGATACTGGACATGGTCTACCTCGCTGACATTCGTGGCTGCCAGGCGAAGTTGGAATGCAGTTCAAACCCTCTGGCACCTGTCGCTAGGTAGCAGCCAAAGCTTGCGCGAAAATGGAAAGGCCGCCGCCCGTATGGGCAGCGGCCAATCGATTTCCTGTGACTGATGCCTTCCCTTCAATACGAAAAATGGCGTCAGTTGAGGGAGTGCCCCCTTATTAGCGGAACAGCGACAGGATGCTCTGAGCACCGGCGTTGGCGATCGCCAGGGCCTGAATACCCAGCTGTTGCTGCGTCTGCAGCGCCTGCAGCTTGGTTGATTCCTCGCTCATGTCGGCGTCGACGAGCTGGCCAATGCCACGATCAATGGCATTCATCAGATTGCCAATGAAGTCGGTTTGAAGATCAACACGTTTGGCAGCCGAACCAATGTCGGCGGCAGCTGTGGTCATGTCCTGCAGCGCACTATCGACATGGGAAATGAGTTCATCCATATCCGTATCGTCGATGTTGGCAGCGGTAATGTCGAGCGTGGAGACCGAGACAGTTACAGCACCGCCACCGGTGGTAGTAGTAGTAGTGTCCAGGATACCGCTCTGGTCATCAGCATCGAACAGCTCCGTGCTGGTGATATCGATTGAGATCGTGCCAACTGAAACACTACCGTCCGAAGCACGATTGAAAGATGCAACGACATCTTTCGTGCCTGAATAGTCAGCTGCACCGGAATCAACACTCAACCAGTTCTCACCTGAGAATGAAGCCGCAGTGGCAATTGATGTCAGGTTACTCTGCAGCTCGGAAATTTCTGCCTGCACCTTGGCCTTGTCAACACCCGGTTCACGAGCAGCCACCAGCTTGGCCTTGATCTCGTCAACCACATCGATAGCGGCGTTAAGACCAGTATACGTGGTGTCGAGTTTGGCAGCGCCAAGACCCAGTGCGTCCTGCACCGTGCCAAGGGCCTTGTTGTCGGAGCGCATGGTGGTCGCAATCGACCAGTAGGCAGCGTTGTCTTTGGAATCTGCAACCCGGTACCCCGTAGAGATTGCATTCTGCGTCTTTTCCAAGGACGCGTTGGTCATCTGCAGCGACTTCAAAGCCGTCATCGCCGCGACGTTTGTATTGATACTGGACATTGATTACGTCCCTTTTCATTAGCAAAAAGCAATTGGGACATTCCGGAATTCCGGCTCACACGCTGGGCATCATGCCACAGACCCCTTCCCCGGGTCCGTTGCGCGAGGTTGCCGAAACTCTAGATCGCAAAAAATAAAAATTGGTTAACCGAGCCGCCTGGCAGTCGCAATCGCTGTCATATTTGTGCGATTGGACTGCTCATTGCCGGCTGAAATGGGCCTGGGTCATGAGCTACAGCACGAAGGTAACCGACTCCAGCAATTCGCCCACCAACACGTTCCATCCGTCGATCAGGACGAAGAACAGTACCTTGAAAGGAAGCGCGACGACCGTCGGCGGAAGCATCATCATGCCCATCGACATGGTGACGGTGGCGACGACCAGGTCGATGACCAGAAACGGCAGCAAAATCAGAAAGCCGATTTCGAAACCGCGGCGCAGTTCAGAAAGCATGAAGGCGGGTATGATCGTGCCCAGGGCGATGTTTTCAGCCGTAGGCAAGGCTGAACCACTGTCTGCCTGCCCTTCATCGCCACCGATCTGCGCATCCTGGTCTTGCACGGGTTCTGACTC from Salaquimonas pukyongi harbors:
- a CDS encoding flagellin, whose translation is MSSINTNVAAMTALKSLQMTNASLEKTQNAISTGYRVADSKDNAAYWSIATTMRSDNKALGTVQDALGLGAAKLDTTYTGLNAAIDVVDEIKAKLVAAREPGVDKAKVQAEISELQSNLTSIATAASFSGENWLSVDSGAADYSGTKDVVASFNRASDGSVSVGTISIDITSTELFDADDQSGILDTTTTTTGGGAVTVSVSTLDITAANIDDTDMDELISHVDSALQDMTTAAADIGSAAKRVDLQTDFIGNLMNAIDRGIGQLVDADMSEESTKLQALQTQQQLGIQALAIANAGAQSILSLFR
- a CDS encoding flagellin, which codes for MSSINTNPSAMTALQSLKVTNKALEDTQNAISTGFRVASARDNAAYWSIATTMRSDNKALSTVQDALGLGAATVDVMYTAVSSSIDAVDEIKAKLVAAREPGVDRAKIQSEISELQAQLRGNAEAASFSGENWLAVDSSLPNYTATKEVVSSFSRSDTGVAVSTITIDLTTVKLYDDNDQSGVLDTETTTTGGGAVTVSVSTLDITAANIDNTDIDELISFVDSALLQMTTTATHLGSAQARIELQQSFVSNLMDAVDRGIGQLVDADLNEESTRLQALQVQQQLGIQSLSIANANSQNILSLFRG